GCTGGCTTCAGTCTTCCCAGGTGTTGGGGATATTCCACACCAGTGTTACACGAGATGGTTGTTTGACTGGCTCTTGATTTGGGCAAATTTTGCACACAGATGCTTAAGAATCAAGATCACTCAAGCCAGATATACTCTGTCCAGACACACTCCTAAGGGCCTATCAGCTCTAGCCCTATGCATGAAATTTAATGACCACATCTCTACCTCCTGTAGTTGGCTTCTTGACATTGCTAAGTAGCAATTACAAGGGTTCAGCTTAGACAGACCTTTAGGAAAGCTAGCAAGCATCAATACACACAGCTGCAGTGGTGAAAGGCTGCCCTATGCAAGGCAGGAGGCCTGCCTGGTGTGTGAAGTGTTGTCACAGAAATGGGCTAATGCCTGATTAATCTTTTAATAACTTGTCAGGCTGTCTATTTGTGGAGCTGAGGAGCAGTACAGCTACTGGCTTTTGTTAGATGCCAGTCATTATCATCACGTTCTCTTCATAAGACAGGCAGAGTAGAAGCACGATTCTCATGTCAGTTACTGAGCCTTGTAAACTATTGTTACTAACATACCATTGCAGGCTTTTTTGCAACAGCTTATTCCTAGGAGTGATGTCGTCTGagctttttgttcttcctcCACCTGGAAGGGCTCATTTTGTATCTGCATTGGGAACATAAAGCTCAGCCCAAGCACGGCTCCTGCCCCAAACACTTGGAAGCTGCTACAAGTTGGCCCTCCTGCTGTGTCAGAATAAGCACAGTTGGACACCTCTTGCCTATTTATACAATAAGCATTAAGGTTACACTTTATTTACAAGTTTTGGAAAATGTACAGTTTCTTACATGGGTTACTTGTGCAAAGTTATACTTGTTAACTAACAAACCAATGTGCACACAAAAGACACTGGAACATCGGACAACACAATTGTAGGTTTCATCCCACACTGCTGCTTAAGGAACTGTATCCAAATGTACAAACTTAGCCGTACAAAAAGTGAGTCTGGACTTAACAACTGTTTTCTCAGAGttgaaaaaatactttgataAAAGTGAAGAGAAACTAAACTCAAGCATGCAGCAGTAGCTCACATAAACCACGGTAAACTACAAAGATTGGGAACTGCAGAGACTGAAGTGCCTACCCCGTACTTTATTCAGACTTTCCACAAGGCAAAGCTGGATACCAAATATCTTTCTCCGATAAAGAtaaggggagggaagaaaacactAAAAGGAGAATAATTCCACCTCTGGAACACTTCGGGTTTTACCTCTTCCTTAATATGGAAGGGCTTGAACTCAGAGTACCGCAGCTCTATCTGCTTTTGTCCATAACGCCTCAGTGACAGCACTACAGAAACACAGTGGAGCAGCCTCCATAGCATGGCCCTTAACACACTGCTTCActtaaaaaatcataataataaatcaaGAGGTTTTATTTCTCACCCCGAGTAAAGATCAAAGTACCACACCTGAAGTGATTTATGTACATCTGTACATAAATCTCACCTGTGAAGCGTAGAAGTGACATCCTTACAAACTAGTTCAGAGTTGGTAAACCAGTAcagatgaagaacaaaaaaacgTTACTTCTTCACTTTACAAACGTAGTGGAGTCTAAAGCAATAGTAAATGACCAGCCTGGACAGATCAGCACTTTAGTAATATCAGttaaaaaatgtgtatgtatataaacatCCCTTTTTGTCAAGCTACACATAAGCATCACTGTGTATAACACAATTACAATTAAAAGCTTAGTGTACACTACAGAAATGCACAATACTGCCCTAAGACTGGAGAGGGaccacagaaaatgaattcagcGTCAGTAATTCTTTTGCAAGTAACCCAAGTACAGTACATTTGACTTCAAAGTGGGTGCTTTATTATGTCCAAGGAGAAGAAGCTTCAGCAAGGGAGGGTGGCAACGGCACAACAGCTATTCTGCTTTCAAAGTAAATGCAGTGATGCTCGGAGGAAGATGACTCAGACACTTCATATACTTTCCTCATCACCAGAGTGTTCATTTGCATCATCCTGGGTCAACAATCACGCCAACTCTGTTCTACTATTGCAGAAACCCGTTTTTCATATTCCCGCTTATTCTCTTGGTATAGTTGAGCTGCCTGGCTGTTTGCTGGACTGTTTGGATTTGGCTCATCCAACAGAGActgcaaaaagaacagatgcTCAGGCACGTGGCAGTACACAGTCTCTGCAATATATTCTCTAGACCATCCACATTAGTAATGGGGCAGAAGTTCATCTAGACAAAGGCAGGGCACACTGCATTGCTCCAGTTGTAAGGAAGTTACTGCAAGCTTTCAGTCTtgctctcagcactgcaatCCGGAGCTGGACACCTTCAGCAACCTCTGAGCATCTCTAAGGCTGGTTAATTTACACAGGGTATTCATACTTAAAATATACCAATATTTAGCTCCTCTACTGGCTCAGAGGAGCCAGCAATGCTTTTCTTGAGtagtttatttaaaacaaacaaacaaaaaagcccaaccTAATTTAATTCTGCCTTTTCACGCAGAAATCTTTTTACCTGTATGGATGTTAAGATGGAAGAGACATCGTAAGTTGGACTCCAGCGATTCTGAAGAATATCCAGACATATACTACCATCTGCATAGACTAGAAAAGGTTCAACAAGAATGGCTTAGAACAGAACTGTACGTTGTATAGCTTCTCAGTTTTTTACCAGTATTGTCTGATCCTGAAAACCCATATACTGACAAACAGGACAGAAGCCGGTGCTGTGTGACAGACTGAAATCAACAGACAGGCCTGCACGTAGGAGATGAGGCTGAATGCTGGAGGCAGCTGTCAGCGACAAAGCTCAAACCCTGCTTATTCCTCAGTGCCAAGATTCTCTGTGGCACTGCAGCCACCGCTATGGAAAAATGAAACCACCAAGAGATTGAAGGCAAAAATGTTAAGCTTTCCACATGCGATCCAAATAGGGAACGCTAAAAAAAGAGCTGTTTACATATAAGGTTTCCCCAGAATCCATCCACAGCAGTCAATGCCGAGTTTCATGACAGCTCTACAAGAACCTTCCCTCAGAGCACTCAGGAGCCTCCTAATACCGTGCTGCACCACCTGCAGGCTGAGAGGCATCTTCCGATCATCTCAAGCCTGAGCACAGCTCACACAGTCACCTCCATGGAGCCACACACTGAAATTGTGCTTGTTAGACAGTGGaaacttttattattatagtgtatttctgcagctcttACAGAAAGCTACAATTAAATGTACTGTGTAAGTACTTACCATTTGGATGAAACATTTTAGAGACAAATCTAACGGTAGGTGGCTTATTTGGATATTCTTCTGTGAATTCTATTGTAAGTTTGAACGTTCCTGGagttgaaagagaaatacattaGCTTTATTTGGGACAAATTTACACGAGATGACCAAGAATCATTCCCATATAATCATAAACAGATACAGCTCTGCTTGTGAATCCATTGCTGGGTGCAGAGTGCAGACTGCTGACTCCTAcgctgctgcttctctctgctaTGGGAGTTCCTCCTGTCACTGCTGAAAGATGCTTAGATTtgaaggttgtttgtttttctaatcaGGTATTGAGGTCATAGTGTTAAGCAAGCAGCATTGCAAGCAGCATTCTTACTAGACGTTCTACCCTTCCTTTGGGAATGGCTTATTAAGTCCCAGACCAACCAGTCTTAGCAATGCACTGACCTGACTGATTTTAGCCCTTCTCTTCAGGCTGTGGCAATCTGACAATCACAAGTCTGacctctttccctttttacaGATCAGTAAGGAACTGCAGGATTTACTGGGGAATCCTCCTTTGTAAGGCTATAAACTATAACAAAGGTCATGGCCCTGATGTTCCAGTTTGCATATGAAGTCAGTACAGGTGCTGAGAGCTTTCTGTGCAGCTCCAAGTGGAACAGTTCTGTGCAGTGGGAAGTCTCAGCTGCCTAAAAACAAGTTTTTGCctgtttgctatttttattagGAGCCCAACAACACAGGAGCAGAGAGCCAACAGCACGTCACCCTAttggaaagcaaaaggaacaaTAAGAACAACACAGTTTTCCAAACAGGAAAAGTCTGTGCATTAAGATCACTCAATTAAGTGGAAGCCTGCAGTGAGGCTTTCAAGTTTTACTCTTGCTAATCCGGAGGCACAGAGACAGATTTGAGAGCAGCCTGAAAAACAGGCTACAAGGTCTGTACCAACCTGCCAGCTGCAGACATCCCTCGTACCTCCCTTCCCCACAAAGCACAGCCTTGGTGACATGAGAGCTTTAGAACCAAAGACAAGAGGAACTCCCAAGTACTgtgtcccagctctgcttcGCATTACCTTCTTCAGGAGATAATAAAGCAGGCACTTCTGTGGAAGACTGACTAAGTAAGCAGGGTAAAAATCAAGCCCAAACCATCAAATAACGAAGTTGAGTAAATTTActcaagaaaatgaatgctatTTTAGAAAACCTATTGAAGCAGATGaggaagagacagagaagaTGGCCAAAGAACAAATCTAGGGCAGTCTGATCTGTCTGAGAATCTATttaaaacaactaaaaacagGGAAGCCATCCATCTCAGTATGGAGAGGACAGCATTACTTTTAACACCAGCTCAAGTGAGTGGATGGACACTTTCCAGCTGGACTATCTCCTGACTCAAAGTCAAGATCCCAGCAGCAATGGCTCTTTGAAAGAACTCCTGCAACCTCCAACAGCcttcagtgctgagctctgttaGCAGACAGCTCCAAAGACTCAGTGAACAGCAGCCCGGGGTCACTCACACGAGTGGAATTAGGTATGACAGCACACTGCTGGGATGACTCCTTCACTGGCCACAGTGCCACTACCTTCACAGCTTTCAGCTAGTGATTCTTCCAACCGTTTCCTGACAGCCAATTTTAGAACAAAGATTTTTGTATTCGCTGTCATCCTACAAATGCTGGGATCGTCCTCATCCCTGAATGTTCCCACGTCTGTTCTGCACTTACCTCATCCATCTGTTTCTCCTGCCTTAGATCAGAGGAGGCTCCTCCAAGCCCCGTGCCCGGCCCTGCAGTGCCCGTGGCCCTGCCAAGCTCCTCCATATTAGTGCCTATAACACCACAACAGTCCCTGCCTCTCCCACCTGAGGATACTGAACCCATATTCCTTTGGTAACAAACCATACCGAGAGCAAACACATTGCTTTCTCTGCCCAAGCTGCCTGCATAATGACAGGAAGACAGGATACTGCAATAGCTGTTACTTAACTCTCCTCAAGCCAGGAATCCTGTGCTAACCACAGCATCAAATTCAGCTTCAAAGAAATGGGTCTGTAGGGTTTGGGGGAGCCTGGGTTTCCGTCACGGGGGCAACATTACCAGTTCACGTGACACAAGCACACAGATTTTAAGTAATAAGGTAAAGGCAAGATAAACATCCTTGAATTCCTACAGCAGGCATCTGCCACTCAGTGCTTTcaaagcaggagctggaagTTTTGCTGCTGATCTAAATTAGCAGTTGCTCACAGGCCAAGTCATCCTTCAGTTGTGAAGACACCTCAAATGTCTggaggtggaaggaagggagggtTGTTATCAGCATTTTGCACAGCATGTAAACATGCATTTGAGCTCAGGGCTTTTAGTTCAGGCAGAGCTATGAAACCTCAGGAGCTGAGACTGAAAAAGGGACTCACCAGAACAAGGATGAAGAGCAATTCCCACAATGGTGAAATTATTAAAGCTACAACACCTGACATTTTTCACAGCCTgcttttatagaatcatagatacTTTCACAACCTCAAGTCTTACAGTAGTACccagagattaaaaacaagaagtgcACTGCCCTGATAAAGAAGGGTTACAGAACTCCAGTGTAACTTGGATCCACAAGGGCATGAACAAAACAAGCCCAAATAACAGCACTGTACTATAAATAAGTCTACATAAAGCTCAGTTGCATCTGAACTGCACTACCACCAGTTCTCTCACCAAAGGGAAAACGCAGAGCAGGCACCAGCAGTGTTGTATCTCCGGGTTCCACCCAGCACTTTGTTATCTAGCACAACTTAAGGTATGTCCCAGAGAAACAGTGACAAACATGATCTGCTTTCCTGAGATTGCACTGTGAAAAACACACACTCCTCTGCTAAGAATACAGCAGCCCTTCACACACCAAGGTGATAAGATCAGCCAAAGCAATAGGACAGCAGGAGCAATACTCAGGTGTCTGCCTGGACTTcaggctgctgtgagcacaAGGTGCTTGAAGTTTAAAAGACACGATGCTACCCAAGCACAGACAAATCACACCAGCACAAATCTCTACAGCGGCCTCCAACCTACTGCAATGAGGTTGAaatatgtggggaaaaaaaagccattataTCATCTGTTAAACTCATGTAGCACTGGAAGAGACTGAGCACAGCAACAACCTGTGCTTTACCATGCTGCAAGCAGAGGCCTCTGTGCACCCAGACAGCAGATCACTGG
This region of Coturnix japonica isolate 7356 chromosome 4, Coturnix japonica 2.1, whole genome shotgun sequence genomic DNA includes:
- the UBE2A gene encoding ubiquitin-conjugating enzyme E2 A translates to MSTPARRRLMRDFKRLQEDPPAGVSGAPSENNIMVWNAVIFGPEGTPFEDGTFKLTIEFTEEYPNKPPTVRFVSKMFHPNVYADGSICLDILQNRWSPTYDVSSILTSIQSLLDEPNPNSPANSQAAQLYQENKREYEKRVSAIVEQSWRDC